From a single Pleurodeles waltl isolate 20211129_DDA chromosome 8, aPleWal1.hap1.20221129, whole genome shotgun sequence genomic region:
- the LOC138249488 gene encoding odorant receptor 131-2-like, translated as MEASALFSDNITLSSSPSRRGIVIWTSLAITLSLFLCFFLFFLVLLLQAFFTIAHLREQLRYILFTYILVNNGIYLFTCALLFFLNLFAYKIPVGGCCFLVVISAFSFNNTPNGLAAMAIERYIAICFPLRYLMICRVERSWVVVLLVSGIRFFPSFIEVLILISTLDYNFFLQRVWCFRESVFIGSEQAMMRFATDALNFTLVALIILYTYIKIMQEARKIGGDKASSSKASKTVLLHAVQLLLCLTSFTAAFSENFTGKQTFDVRFLNFFMFMVSPIFLTPLIYGVRDETYRKHIKMFFLCPRHGSNP; from the coding sequence ATGGAGGCTTCTGCACTTTTCTCTGATaacataaccctgagctcctcccccaGTCGACGTGGCATTGTAATATGGACATCACTGGCCATCACACTGtctctatttttgtgtttttttctttttttccttgtgCTGCTTCTGCAAGCCTTCTTCACCATCGCACACCTGAGGGAACAACTACGCTACATCCTCTTCACGTATATTCTAGTCAACAACGGCATCTACCTTTTTACATGtgcacttctattttttttaaacctgtttgcATACAAGATACCTGTAGGTGGCTGCTGCTTTCTTGTTGTAATATCAGCTTTTTCCTTCAATAATACTCCCAATGGCTTGGCAGCCATGGCTATAGAGCGCTATATAGCAATTTGTTTCCCGCTAAGGTACTTGATGATCTGCCGGGTGGAgaggtcatgggtggttgtcctgtTAGTTTCAGGCATCAGATTCTTTCCATCCTTCATTGAGGTTTTGATCTTGATCTCCACCTTGGACTACAATTTTTTCCTTCAAAGAGTGTGGTGTTTCCGTGAGTCTGTGTTCATAGGTTCCGAACAGGCAATGATGCGATTTGCAACCGATGCTCTCAACTTTACTTTGGTTGCTTTGATCATTCTGTACACTTatattaaaattatgcaggaggcCAGGAAGATTGGTGGGGACAAAGCTTCATCTTCAAAGGCGAGCAAGACGGTGTTGCTCCATGCCGTCCAACTGCTGCTGTGTTTAACCTCTTTCACTGCTGCCTTTTCCGAAAATTTCACAGGGAAGCAAACGTTCGACGTtaggtttttaaatttttttatgtttatggtGTCGCCAATTTTTTTGACCCCACTGATATATGGAGTGCGGGATGAGACTTACAGAAAGCATATTAAAATGTTTTTCCTCTGTCCTCGTCATGGAAGCAACCCTTAG